A stretch of the Photobacterium sp. CCB-ST2H9 genome encodes the following:
- the acnB gene encoding bifunctional aconitate hydratase 2/2-methylisocitrate dehydratase, whose translation MLEAYRKHVEERAAEGVVPKPLDAEQTAALVELLKNPPAGEEAVLIDLLENRIPPGVDEAAYVKAGFLAAITKGEASSPIVSKERAAELLGTMQGGYNIEPLVSLLDDAVLAPIAVTALSHTLLMFDAFYDVEEKAKAGNEYAKQVLQSWADAEWFLSKPELAEKITLTVFKVTGETNTDDLSPAPDAWSRPDIPLHALAMLKNERDGIEPDQAGSIGPMKQIEALKEKGHQLVYVGDVVGTGSSRKSATNSVLWFMGDDIPHVPNKRAGGYVLGGKIAPIFFNTMEDAGALPIEVDVTALNMGDVIDVYPFKGEVRRHGSDEVVSTFKLKTDVLIDEVRAGGRIPLIIGRGLTDRARESLGLEASKVFRRPQPVADTGKGYTLAQKMVGKACGVDGIRPGTYCEPKMTTVGSQDTTGPMTRDELKDLACLGFSADLTMQSFCHTSAYPKPVDVNTHHTLPDFIMNRGGVSLRPGDGVIHSWLNRMLLPDTVGTGGDSHTRFPLGISFPAGSGLVAFAAATGVMPLDMPESILVRFKGDMQEGITLRDLVHAIPYYAIKQGLLTVEKAGKINEFSGRILEIEGVEHLTVEQAFELSDASAERSAAGCTVKLSQASVAEYLESNIVMLKWMIAEGYGDRRTIERRITAMQEWLANPSLMEADTDADYAHVIEIDLAEIKEPILCAPNDPDDARLLSDVQGTAIDEVFIGSCMTNIGHFRAAGKLLDKFGGQLSTRMWVAPPTKMDRDQLTEEGYYGIFGRAGVRIETPGCSLCMGNQARVADKATVMSTSTRNFPNRLGTGANVFLSSAELAAVGAILGRIPTLDEYLEYAKQINATAADTYRYLNFHRMDQYTKRADDVIVQAAV comes from the coding sequence GTGCTTGAAGCCTACCGTAAACACGTCGAAGAGCGTGCTGCCGAAGGGGTTGTTCCCAAGCCTCTGGACGCCGAGCAAACTGCTGCTCTGGTTGAGCTGCTGAAAAATCCCCCTGCAGGCGAAGAAGCCGTCCTGATTGATCTGCTGGAAAACCGCATCCCACCGGGTGTGGATGAGGCAGCATATGTGAAAGCAGGTTTCCTGGCAGCGATTACCAAAGGTGAAGCCTCTTCCCCTATCGTCAGCAAAGAAAGAGCCGCTGAACTGCTGGGCACCATGCAAGGTGGTTATAATATTGAGCCGCTGGTCAGCCTGCTGGATGATGCTGTGCTTGCTCCGATTGCCGTGACGGCCCTGTCTCACACCCTGCTGATGTTTGATGCTTTCTATGATGTTGAAGAGAAAGCAAAAGCCGGCAATGAATATGCCAAACAGGTGCTGCAGTCCTGGGCTGATGCAGAGTGGTTCCTGTCTAAGCCTGAACTGGCTGAAAAAATCACCCTGACTGTCTTTAAGGTCACAGGTGAAACGAACACCGATGACCTGTCTCCGGCACCGGATGCATGGTCTCGTCCGGATATCCCGCTGCATGCGCTGGCCATGCTGAAAAATGAGCGTGACGGTATTGAACCGGATCAGGCTGGCAGCATTGGTCCGATGAAGCAAATTGAGGCCCTGAAAGAAAAAGGTCATCAACTGGTTTATGTTGGTGATGTTGTGGGTACCGGTTCTTCCCGTAAGTCTGCGACGAACTCCGTGCTGTGGTTCATGGGTGATGACATTCCGCATGTTCCGAACAAACGTGCCGGTGGTTATGTCCTGGGCGGTAAGATTGCGCCAATCTTCTTCAATACCATGGAAGATGCAGGTGCACTGCCAATCGAAGTGGACGTGACTGCCCTGAACATGGGTGACGTGATTGATGTATACCCGTTCAAAGGTGAAGTCCGCCGTCACGGCAGCGACGAAGTTGTGTCGACTTTCAAGCTGAAAACAGACGTGCTGATTGACGAAGTCCGCGCCGGTGGCCGGATTCCTCTGATTATCGGTCGTGGTCTGACGGACCGTGCCCGTGAATCTCTGGGTCTGGAAGCATCGAAAGTCTTCCGTCGTCCGCAGCCTGTTGCCGATACTGGCAAAGGTTATACGCTGGCCCAGAAGATGGTGGGTAAGGCATGTGGCGTCGACGGTATCCGTCCCGGCACATACTGTGAGCCGAAGATGACGACTGTGGGTTCTCAGGACACCACAGGCCCGATGACCCGTGATGAGCTGAAAGATCTGGCATGTCTGGGCTTCTCGGCTGACCTGACCATGCAGTCATTCTGTCACACCTCGGCCTATCCGAAGCCGGTGGATGTGAACACGCACCACACCCTGCCTGATTTCATCATGAACCGCGGCGGTGTCTCGCTGCGTCCGGGTGACGGCGTGATCCACTCCTGGCTGAACCGTATGCTGCTGCCTGATACCGTCGGTACCGGTGGTGACTCGCATACACGCTTCCCGCTGGGTATTTCTTTCCCGGCTGGTTCTGGTCTGGTTGCTTTCGCTGCGGCGACAGGTGTCATGCCGCTGGATATGCCTGAATCCATTCTGGTTCGCTTCAAAGGCGACATGCAGGAAGGTATTACCCTGCGTGATCTGGTTCATGCGATTCCTTACTACGCGATCAAACAAGGTCTGCTGACCGTGGAGAAAGCCGGTAAGATCAATGAATTCTCTGGTCGTATCCTGGAAATCGAAGGTGTTGAGCACCTGACGGTGGAGCAGGCGTTTGAACTGTCTGATGCGTCTGCTGAGCGCAGTGCTGCGGGTTGTACCGTGAAACTGTCTCAGGCATCTGTGGCAGAGTACCTGGAATCGAACATCGTGATGCTGAAGTGGATGATCGCTGAAGGTTACGGTGATCGTCGCACCATCGAGCGTCGTATCACTGCGATGCAGGAGTGGCTGGCGAACCCGTCACTGATGGAAGCTGATACAGATGCAGATTACGCTCATGTGATCGAAATCGATCTGGCTGAGATCAAAGAGCCGATTCTGTGTGCGCCAAACGATCCAGATGATGCACGTCTGCTGTCTGATGTTCAGGGCACAGCAATTGATGAAGTCTTCATTGGTTCGTGTATGACCAACATCGGTCACTTCCGTGCCGCCGGTAAGCTGCTGGATAAATTCGGTGGTCAGCTGAGCACCCGGATGTGGGTTGCACCGCCAACGAAGATGGACCGTGACCAGTTGACTGAAGAAGGTTACTACGGCATCTTCGGCCGTGCCGGGGTACGGATTGAAACGCCGGGATGTTCTCTGTGTATGGGTAACCAGGCGCGTGTTGCTGACAAAGCGACCGTGATGTCAACGTCGACCCGTAACTTCCCGAACCGTCTGGGTACGGGCGCGAATGTCTTCCTGTCATCTGCTGAACTAGCTGCTGTGGGTGCAATTCTGGGTCGAATTCCGACGCTGGATGAGTATCTGGAGTACGCGAAGCAAATCAATGCAACGGCAGCAGATACATACCGTTATCTGAACTTCCACCGCATGGATCAGTACACCAAACGTGCTGATGATGTGATTGTTCAGGCGGCGGTGTAA
- a CDS encoding patatin-like phospholipase family protein, protein MVFQKRMLRFFALFLVISAVFPSTLVLAEQKNAERIKVGLVLGGGGAKGAAHVGVLKALEEMQIPVDYIVGTSMGAYVGGLYASGMSADEIEAILNTVDWASGYEDRVKRSERRVREKQQEDRFQIITDFGFSFWEIKVPRGFVQGQTMGEILRTTSGNLPWMASFDELPIPYRAVATDIEHLKPVVLSGGDLAESMQASMSVPGLLPPVKLDGKLLVDGGITNNLPISVVKAMGADVVIAVDISNDFKTADELTDYLVVMDQLTDFMVRDNAARQESLLQDADFLLRPDIQGITTTDFDRMPEAFDSGYHTVQAQRFQLSALGSATIYQDYIEKKQAARRQLEFLEEGRIDEIKLINNSDYADAVLLDRLQLKPGMKVNTEKLEKSVRDLYALDRFERVDYRIVRRNDRHILILEVKAKSWGPNFIDMRFALEDDFANNTDYSIGLALTATGLSEKGAEWRNELEYGSDKRIASELYVPFTSDQEWFSVLGMAYDVTNTHVTVSGEEPDLRKIDDFLAARFSDVSIDSSIGWQPALWQEFRLGYLFGNGETEFPGILQLGREKRSSRRIYLRYNLDTLDDFTLPKDGHYFLAEVASSDDSVRYKGEKFSDSSLHFDIGWKGAYTFGRHTVMGKAEYGKVRSDADLRLDPKELGGFLNLSGIPKNSLSGNNKLFSALVYRYHLMDNDFGLFNSSIYLGGSVEWGGVYNNPDLSASEIPGYYAGSIFTGITTPFGPFILAYGQTEEDLSSFYLFFGGEL, encoded by the coding sequence ATGGTGTTTCAAAAAAGGATGTTACGGTTTTTTGCATTATTTCTTGTGATATCGGCAGTATTTCCATCAACTTTAGTGCTTGCAGAGCAAAAAAATGCTGAGCGGATCAAGGTCGGGCTGGTGCTGGGCGGCGGTGGCGCAAAAGGCGCCGCCCATGTTGGCGTGCTCAAAGCACTGGAAGAAATGCAGATACCGGTGGACTACATCGTCGGAACCAGCATGGGGGCTTATGTCGGGGGGCTGTATGCTTCAGGCATGAGCGCAGATGAAATCGAAGCCATTCTGAATACCGTGGACTGGGCGTCCGGTTACGAAGACCGGGTGAAGCGCAGTGAACGCCGGGTCCGGGAAAAACAGCAGGAAGACCGTTTTCAGATCATCACAGATTTCGGATTTTCTTTCTGGGAAATCAAGGTGCCCCGGGGCTTCGTTCAGGGGCAGACAATGGGGGAAATCTTGCGGACCACTTCAGGGAATCTGCCCTGGATGGCCAGTTTTGATGAGCTGCCGATCCCTTACCGGGCGGTCGCCACGGATATTGAGCATCTCAAACCTGTTGTGTTGTCCGGGGGCGATCTGGCGGAGTCGATGCAGGCCAGTATGTCGGTACCGGGGTTATTACCGCCGGTAAAACTCGATGGCAAATTACTGGTCGATGGCGGGATCACCAATAATCTGCCGATTTCGGTGGTCAAGGCTATGGGCGCGGATGTTGTGATAGCCGTCGACATCAGCAATGACTTCAAAACAGCGGATGAGCTCACCGACTATCTGGTGGTCATGGATCAGCTGACTGATTTTATGGTGCGGGACAATGCGGCCCGCCAGGAATCCTTGCTGCAGGATGCTGATTTTCTGCTGCGGCCCGATATTCAGGGCATTACTACCACAGACTTTGACCGGATGCCCGAAGCCTTTGACAGCGGCTATCACACGGTACAGGCGCAGCGTTTTCAGCTCTCGGCCCTGGGAAGTGCCACTATTTATCAGGACTATATCGAGAAAAAACAGGCCGCGCGCCGCCAGCTGGAGTTTCTGGAAGAAGGGCGGATTGATGAAATTAAGCTGATCAATAACAGCGATTATGCGGATGCGGTGTTGCTCGACCGTCTGCAGCTGAAGCCGGGCATGAAAGTCAATACGGAAAAGCTCGAGAAAAGTGTCCGCGATCTCTATGCGCTGGACCGGTTTGAGCGGGTGGATTACCGCATTGTGCGGCGGAATGACCGTCATATTCTGATCCTGGAAGTGAAAGCCAAAAGCTGGGGGCCGAACTTCATTGATATGCGTTTTGCTCTGGAAGATGATTTTGCCAATAACACGGACTATTCGATTGGATTGGCGCTGACGGCCACCGGACTGTCGGAGAAGGGTGCTGAGTGGCGGAATGAATTGGAATATGGTTCGGACAAACGCATTGCCTCTGAACTCTATGTGCCTTTCACCAGTGATCAGGAATGGTTCTCCGTGCTGGGGATGGCGTATGACGTGACCAATACGCATGTCACGGTTTCCGGTGAGGAACCGGACCTGAGAAAGATTGATGATTTCCTGGCTGCCCGTTTCAGCGATGTGTCGATTGACAGTTCGATCGGTTGGCAGCCGGCGCTGTGGCAGGAATTCAGGCTGGGTTACCTGTTTGGCAACGGGGAGACTGAGTTTCCCGGGATTCTCCAGCTGGGACGTGAGAAACGCAGCAGTCGTCGGATTTATCTCAGATACAATCTGGATACACTGGATGATTTTACCTTGCCCAAAGACGGGCACTATTTCCTGGCTGAGGTCGCGTCGTCTGATGACAGCGTTCGCTATAAGGGAGAGAAGTTTTCAGATTCCTCACTGCATTTCGATATTGGCTGGAAAGGTGCCTACACCTTTGGTCGCCATACAGTCATGGGTAAGGCGGAGTACGGTAAAGTCCGCTCCGACGCAGATTTGCGGCTCGATCCGAAAGAACTGGGCGGCTTTCTGAATTTATCCGGGATCCCGAAAAACAGTTTGTCCGGGAATAATAAGCTTTTCTCAGCATTGGTTTATCGTTACCACCTGATGGATAACGACTTTGGTCTGTTTAATTCGTCCATTTATCTGGGGGGCTCTGTGGAATGGGGCGGGGTGTACAATAACCCGGATCTCTCAGCCTCAGAAATTCCGGGCTATTATGCCGGGAGTATTTTTACCGGAATTACAACACCATTCGGGCCATTCATTCTGGCTTATGGTCAGACCGAAGAAGATCTGAGTTCATTTTATTTATTCTTTGGAGGAGAGTTGTAA
- the aceF gene encoding pyruvate dehydrogenase complex dihydrolipoyllysine-residue acetyltransferase — protein MAIEINVPDIGADEVEVTEILVSVGDKVEEEQSLITVEGDKASMEVPASQAGIVKEIKVAEGDKVSTGSLIMIFEAEGAAAAAPAAEAAPAPAAAPAAAELKEVHVPDIGGDEVEVTEIMVAVGDSIAEEQSLITVEGDKASMEVPAPFAGVLKEIKVAAGDKVSTGSLIMVFEVAGSGAPAAAPAAVEAPAAAPAAAADKEVNVPDIGGDEVEVTEIMVAVGDMVTEEQSLITVEGDKASMEVPAPFAGKVKEIKIATGDKVSTGSLIMVFEVAGAAPAAAPQAAAPAAAPAAAPAAKAEAPAATGDFVENNEYAHASPVVRRLAREFGVNLAKVKGTGRKNRVLKEDVQNYVKEALKRLESGAAASGKGDGAALGLLPWPKVDFSKFGETEVKPLSRIKKISGANLHRNWVMIPHVTQWDDADITALEAFRKEQNAIEAKKDSGMKITPLVFIMKAVAKTLEAFPAFNSSLSEDGESLILKKYVNIGIAVDTPNGLVVPVFKDVNKKGIYELSEELMVISKKARAGKLTASDMQGGCFTISSLGGLGGTAFTPIVNAPEVGILGVSKSEMKPVWNGKDFEPRLMLPLSLSYDHRVIDGAEGARFITYLNGMLSDIRRLVL, from the coding sequence TGATGAGGTTGAAGTAACTGAGATCCTGGTCAGCGTTGGTGACAAGGTCGAAGAAGAACAGTCGCTGATCACCGTAGAAGGTGACAAAGCTTCTATGGAAGTACCGGCTTCTCAGGCGGGCATCGTGAAAGAAATCAAAGTAGCGGAAGGCGACAAAGTGTCGACCGGTTCTTTGATTATGATTTTTGAAGCGGAAGGTGCAGCAGCGGCTGCGCCTGCAGCTGAAGCGGCGCCAGCACCTGCAGCGGCTCCGGCAGCAGCAGAACTGAAAGAAGTTCATGTGCCGGATATCGGCGGTGACGAAGTTGAAGTGACTGAAATCATGGTTGCTGTCGGCGACAGCATCGCAGAAGAGCAGTCACTGATCACTGTGGAAGGCGACAAGGCTTCGATGGAAGTACCAGCACCATTCGCTGGCGTTCTGAAAGAAATCAAAGTTGCTGCGGGTGACAAAGTGTCTACCGGCTCTCTGATCATGGTCTTCGAAGTGGCAGGTTCAGGTGCTCCGGCAGCGGCTCCTGCAGCAGTTGAAGCGCCAGCAGCAGCACCTGCGGCAGCGGCTGACAAAGAAGTGAACGTACCGGATATCGGTGGCGACGAAGTTGAAGTCACTGAAATCATGGTTGCAGTTGGCGACATGGTGACAGAAGAGCAATCTCTGATCACTGTGGAAGGCGACAAAGCTTCGATGGAAGTGCCTGCACCATTCGCAGGTAAAGTAAAAGAAATCAAGATCGCGACGGGTGACAAAGTGTCTACCGGTTCTCTGATCATGGTCTTCGAAGTAGCAGGTGCAGCACCGGCTGCGGCACCTCAGGCAGCGGCTCCGGCGGCAGCCCCAGCAGCAGCTCCGGCAGCAAAAGCTGAAGCCCCTGCAGCGACCGGCGATTTCGTTGAAAACAACGAATACGCACACGCGTCTCCGGTTGTTCGTCGTCTGGCACGCGAGTTTGGCGTGAACCTGGCGAAAGTGAAAGGCACTGGCCGTAAGAACCGCGTTCTGAAAGAAGACGTTCAGAACTATGTGAAAGAAGCGCTGAAGCGTCTGGAGTCTGGTGCTGCGGCATCTGGCAAAGGCGACGGTGCGGCTCTGGGTCTGCTGCCTTGGCCGAAAGTTGATTTCAGCAAGTTCGGTGAAACCGAAGTGAAGCCTCTGTCTCGCATTAAGAAGATCTCTGGCGCGAACCTGCATCGTAACTGGGTGATGATTCCGCACGTGACTCAGTGGGATGATGCTGATATCACTGCACTGGAAGCATTCCGTAAAGAGCAGAACGCGATCGAAGCGAAGAAAGATTCAGGCATGAAGATCACCCCGCTGGTGTTCATCATGAAAGCAGTTGCGAAGACGCTGGAAGCCTTCCCTGCGTTCAACTCTTCTCTGTCTGAAGATGGTGAGAGCCTGATCCTGAAGAAATACGTCAACATCGGTATCGCGGTTGACACGCCAAACGGTCTGGTTGTACCTGTGTTCAAAGATGTGAACAAGAAAGGTATCTACGAGCTGTCTGAAGAACTGATGGTTATTTCTAAGAAAGCGCGTGCCGGTAAACTGACTGCATCTGACATGCAGGGCGGCTGCTTCACCATCTCAAGCCTGGGTGGCCTGGGTGGTACTGCATTCACACCAATCGTGAATGCACCGGAAGTGGGCATCCTGGGCGTGTCTAAGTCTGAGATGAAACCAGTATGGAACGGCAAGGACTTTGAACCTCGCCTGATGCTGCCATTGTCACTGTCTTACGATCACCGTGTGATCGACGGTGCCGAAGGTGCACGCTTCATTACTTACCTGAACGGCATGCTGTCTGACATTCGTCGACTGGTGCTGTAA
- a CDS encoding methyl-accepting chemotaxis protein has product MNIKHLSIRQKLTLAMSIAVIASCALVGYLSLSKSQDIIQTRLLNTELPTRLTQFRDKVESEVKQLQNASQQLASNTATLKLLDQPVSAADNQQLIEQLNTLKAQYGLNDASIANRQTGDYWNQNGFLRRLNPAQDSWFFSFRDSNKSRMVQVFREANGELKLFVNYQQTNGKGMAGFSRSFNDMAHLLSQFKLEKSGFVVLTDAQGVIQLDPNTRNPDKSRLIDRFGPDSRVLLEKTPFNLFTTEYQGESLLLASSYIPSIDWFLIAQVPEKEVFAQLAETSQHVMLLVVLTTLAFIALAIYLSHTITGPIQQAAETFRELGEGDGDLRRRIPVSGKDEMAQLAEGFNAFANKIHTLVADVAATGTELRVAAEDVSTHAQTTLSHSQNQRDRTLQVATAINEMGATVNEIAGNAAFAADSASQATSATSNGQQVVLSAQDSIEQLAADMNNMARVISDLADNTVAIGGILEVIRGVSEQTNLLALNAAIEAARAGEQGRGFAVVAEEVRNLASRTAKSTDEIQTMIDRLQQEAQNAVNAMQNSQQLTEAGTQAADDATKALQLINEQILQISDLNTQVATATEEQSTVVSDINVNIEEINENTQRTSETANQMVSSSQNLHALSVRLERMVSSFKQ; this is encoded by the coding sequence ATGAATATCAAGCACCTTTCCATCAGACAAAAACTTACACTCGCGATGAGTATCGCCGTGATCGCGTCCTGTGCCCTGGTTGGCTACCTCAGCCTGAGCAAGTCGCAGGATATTATTCAGACGCGCCTGCTCAATACTGAGCTGCCGACACGACTGACACAATTTCGTGACAAGGTCGAATCCGAAGTCAAACAATTGCAAAATGCCAGCCAGCAACTGGCTTCCAATACGGCGACGTTGAAACTGCTGGATCAACCCGTCAGTGCGGCCGATAACCAGCAGCTGATTGAACAGCTGAACACCCTGAAAGCGCAATATGGCCTGAATGATGCGTCCATTGCAAACCGCCAGACCGGTGATTACTGGAACCAGAATGGTTTCCTGCGACGCCTGAATCCCGCTCAGGATAGCTGGTTCTTCAGCTTCCGTGACAGCAACAAGTCAAGAATGGTTCAGGTCTTCCGGGAAGCGAACGGTGAGCTGAAGCTCTTTGTCAATTACCAGCAGACCAACGGCAAAGGCATGGCGGGCTTTTCCCGCTCCTTCAATGACATGGCCCACCTGCTGTCGCAATTCAAACTGGAAAAAAGCGGTTTTGTGGTCCTGACCGATGCACAGGGGGTGATCCAGTTGGATCCCAACACCCGTAATCCGGACAAATCCCGTCTGATCGACCGCTTCGGCCCGGACAGCCGGGTTCTGCTGGAAAAAACACCGTTTAACTTGTTTACCACAGAATATCAGGGAGAGAGCCTGCTGCTGGCCTCCAGCTATATTCCGTCCATCGACTGGTTCCTGATTGCTCAGGTCCCTGAGAAAGAAGTCTTCGCCCAGCTGGCGGAAACCAGCCAGCACGTCATGCTGCTGGTCGTACTGACAACCCTGGCGTTCATCGCACTGGCCATCTATCTGAGCCATACCATCACCGGACCGATTCAGCAGGCCGCTGAAACCTTCCGTGAACTCGGAGAAGGCGATGGTGACCTGCGCCGCCGTATCCCGGTGTCCGGCAAGGATGAAATGGCGCAACTGGCCGAAGGCTTCAATGCCTTTGCCAATAAGATCCATACTCTGGTGGCCGATGTAGCTGCCACGGGAACCGAACTGCGGGTTGCCGCCGAAGACGTTTCCACGCACGCACAAACCACCCTGTCTCACAGCCAGAATCAGCGCGACCGAACCCTGCAGGTGGCAACCGCCATCAATGAAATGGGCGCAACCGTCAATGAAATCGCAGGCAATGCAGCCTTTGCGGCTGATTCAGCCTCGCAGGCAACCTCTGCCACCAGCAATGGTCAGCAAGTGGTTCTGAGTGCTCAGGACAGCATCGAACAGCTGGCCGCTGATATGAACAACATGGCCCGGGTCATCAGCGATCTGGCCGATAACACGGTTGCGATCGGCGGCATTCTGGAAGTGATCCGCGGGGTATCTGAGCAAACCAACCTGCTGGCGCTCAATGCCGCCATTGAAGCCGCCCGTGCCGGAGAACAGGGCCGCGGCTTTGCGGTTGTGGCAGAAGAAGTCCGTAACTTAGCCAGCCGGACTGCGAAATCCACCGATGAGATTCAGACCATGATCGACCGTCTGCAGCAGGAAGCCCAGAATGCGGTCAATGCCATGCAGAACAGTCAGCAGCTGACGGAAGCCGGCACCCAGGCTGCGGATGATGCCACCAAGGCCCTGCAATTGATCAATGAACAGATCCTGCAGATATCCGATCTCAACACCCAGGTCGCCACAGCGACGGAAGAACAGTCCACTGTGGTCAGCGACATCAACGTGAATATTGAAGAGATCAACGAGAATACCCAGCGTACCTCAGAAACCGCCAATCAGATGGTTTCTTCCAGTCAGAATCTGCATGCGCTGTCAGTTCGTCTGGAACGCATGGTCAGCAGCTTCAAACAATAA
- the lpdA gene encoding dihydrolipoyl dehydrogenase produces the protein MSKEIKAQVVVLGSGPAGYSAAFRCADLGLETVLIEKYSTLGGVCLNVGCIPSKALLHVAKVIEEAKAMAEHGVVFGEPQTDINKIRIWKEKVINQLTGGLGGMAKMRKVTVVNGYGKFTGPNTIVVEGEETTTVNFDNAIIAAGSRPIELPFIPHEDPRIWDSTDALELKEVPEKLLVMGGGIIGLEMGTVYDALGSQIDVVEMFDQVIPAADKDIIKVFTKRISKKFNLMLETKVTAVEAKEDGIYVSMEGKKAPAEPVRYDAVLVAIGRTPNGKLIDAEKAGVAVDERGFINTDKQMRTNVPHIFAIGDVVGQPMLAHKGVHEGHVAAEVIAGKKHYFDPKVIPSIAYTEPEVAWVGKTEKEAKAEGINYEVATFPWAASGRAIASDCADGMTKMIFDKDTNRVIGGAIVGTNGGELLGEIGLAIEMGCDAEDIALTIHAHPTLHESVGLAAEVFEGSITDLPNAKAKKKK, from the coding sequence ATGAGTAAAGAAATTAAAGCCCAGGTCGTAGTTCTAGGCTCAGGTCCTGCCGGTTACTCTGCCGCTTTCCGTTGCGCAGACTTAGGTCTGGAAACGGTTCTGATTGAAAAATACAGCACTCTGGGTGGCGTGTGTCTGAACGTGGGTTGTATCCCATCGAAAGCACTGCTGCACGTGGCGAAAGTCATCGAAGAAGCGAAAGCCATGGCCGAGCACGGCGTGGTCTTCGGTGAGCCGCAAACCGATATCAACAAGATCCGCATCTGGAAAGAAAAAGTCATCAACCAGCTGACTGGCGGTCTGGGTGGTATGGCGAAAATGCGTAAAGTAACGGTTGTGAACGGTTACGGTAAATTTACCGGCCCGAACACCATCGTTGTTGAAGGCGAAGAAACCACCACAGTGAACTTCGATAACGCGATTATCGCTGCGGGTTCTCGTCCGATCGAACTGCCATTTATCCCGCATGAAGACCCACGTATCTGGGATTCTACTGATGCGCTGGAACTGAAAGAAGTTCCTGAAAAACTGCTGGTGATGGGCGGCGGTATCATCGGTCTGGAAATGGGTACCGTGTATGACGCACTGGGCTCTCAGATCGATGTGGTTGAAATGTTTGACCAGGTGATCCCTGCGGCAGACAAAGACATCATCAAAGTCTTCACCAAGCGTATCAGCAAGAAGTTCAACCTGATGCTGGAAACCAAAGTGACTGCGGTTGAAGCGAAGGAAGACGGTATCTACGTATCAATGGAAGGCAAGAAAGCACCTGCTGAGCCTGTTCGTTATGATGCGGTTCTGGTTGCGATCGGCCGTACACCAAACGGTAAGCTGATCGACGCTGAGAAAGCTGGCGTTGCCGTTGATGAGCGTGGCTTCATCAACACTGACAAGCAAATGCGTACCAACGTCCCACACATCTTCGCGATTGGTGACGTTGTGGGTCAGCCAATGCTGGCGCACAAAGGTGTTCACGAAGGTCACGTGGCTGCAGAAGTCATTGCCGGTAAGAAACACTACTTCGATCCGAAAGTGATTCCTTCAATTGCTTACACTGAGCCAGAAGTGGCTTGGGTTGGTAAGACTGAGAAAGAAGCGAAAGCAGAAGGCATCAACTACGAAGTTGCAACCTTCCCATGGGCAGCCTCTGGCCGTGCGATTGCTTCTGACTGTGCCGACGGTATGACGAAGATGATCTTCGACAAAGACACCAACCGCGTGATCGGTGGTGCAATTGTGGGTACCAACGGTGGTGAGCTGCTGGGCGAAATCGGTCTGGCGATCGAGATGGGCTGTGATGCTGAAGATATCGCGCTGACCATCCACGCGCACCCGACGCTGCATGAGTCTGTGGGTCTGGCTGCTGAAGTGTTCGAAGGTTCGATCACTGACCTGCCAAACGCAAAAGCGAAGAAGAAAAAGTAA